One Edaphobacter flagellatus genomic region harbors:
- a CDS encoding XdhC family protein, whose amino-acid sequence MMEQRRIVELWERGEARVLVTVVRVEGSSYRRPGARLLLGDAGEYAGTISGGCLEAEVTRKAAWKVRDGAVVERYSTMFDDTAEVPYGLGCGGVVDLLLEPVQTAECAALLHAQQRALHADERSTVVTWLPGESKTLRRVVLNAAGEIVFASADLNEKKLACARGLLPGSEYEGRFVEEIRGPQRLFVFGAGDDAKPLVSMAAMMGWSVTAADGRQHLARRERFVEAARVVQIDPNDISVLQICAEDAVVVMTHSYEQDRALLRDLLPLAPRYLGLLGARHRSSLLVSEAAVLAGLTVQDCCERIWAPVGLDLGGDGPEAVALAVVAEVQAVCMGKLGASQRLSVEDVMRHVREGGVSRYLQTHCPADLVQ is encoded by the coding sequence ATGATGGAGCAACGCCGCATCGTCGAGCTATGGGAGCGTGGAGAAGCGCGCGTGCTGGTGACGGTGGTGCGCGTTGAGGGCTCCAGCTATCGCCGTCCTGGAGCCAGGCTGCTGTTGGGCGATGCAGGTGAATATGCCGGGACGATCAGCGGAGGTTGCCTTGAAGCTGAGGTGACGCGCAAGGCCGCATGGAAGGTTCGGGATGGCGCGGTTGTCGAACGCTACTCAACGATGTTCGACGACACGGCTGAAGTTCCTTATGGATTAGGGTGCGGCGGTGTTGTGGATTTACTGCTCGAGCCTGTACAAACGGCTGAGTGCGCAGCTCTGCTTCATGCGCAACAACGAGCGCTGCACGCTGATGAGCGTTCTACGGTAGTGACCTGGCTTCCGGGCGAGTCAAAGACGCTTCGCCGAGTCGTGTTGAACGCGGCAGGAGAGATTGTTTTTGCGAGCGCTGATCTGAATGAGAAGAAGCTTGCATGCGCACGGGGTCTTTTGCCAGGCAGTGAATATGAAGGCCGGTTCGTCGAGGAGATTCGCGGGCCACAACGGTTGTTTGTGTTCGGGGCAGGCGATGATGCAAAGCCACTCGTTTCGATGGCTGCGATGATGGGCTGGAGCGTGACAGCCGCCGATGGCCGTCAGCATCTCGCTCGCAGAGAGCGTTTTGTAGAGGCAGCGCGCGTCGTGCAGATCGATCCAAATGACATATCGGTATTGCAGATTTGCGCGGAAGATGCGGTGGTGGTGATGACGCATAGCTATGAACAGGATCGTGCTCTGCTGCGAGACCTGTTGCCGTTGGCTCCGCGCTACCTGGGTTTGCTTGGAGCAAGGCATCGCAGTTCGTTGCTGGTGAGTGAGGCTGCTGTGTTGGCTGGGCTTACGGTGCAGGACTGTTGCGAAAGGATATGGGCTCCTGTCGGGCTGGATCTTGGCGGCGATGGTCCTGAAGCCGTTGCACTGGCTGTAGTGGCTGAGGTGCAAGCCGTATGTATGGGCAAGCTTGGTGCATCGCAGCGCTTATCGGTTGAGGACGTGATGAGACATGTGCGCGAGGGCGGAGTCTCGCGCTATTTGCAGACGCATTGTCCGGCGGATCTGGTGCAGTGA
- the cysN gene encoding sulfate adenylyltransferase subunit CysN: protein MATDVLTPDRGFEEFLDAHLGQELLRFTTAGSVDDGKSTLIGRLLHDTKSVYEDQLAAVKKSRVNRAANGHVDFSLLTDGLKAEREQGITIDVAYRYFSTSRRKFIIADTPGHEQYTRNMATGASTADVAVVLIDAKAYLREGKLLPQSRRHTYIASLLGIPHVVAAVNKMDLVDYSQETFAAIRSEFVAFAAKLGLKSVTAIPLSALEGDNVVAPSARMTWYDGPTLLEFLETVPLRVEESCGPLRFPVQLVLRPDASFRGFAGQVARGVLRAGERVKALPSGRETTVKRIVTWDGDLQSAAYPQSVTVELEDEIDLSRGEMLIAADSRDADAPHASRHLKAMVVWMHEEPLVVGRTYIAKQTTRTVRATVKSIRYRVDVGTLDHHAAQQLAMNEIAEMELDTNLPLFFDAYAESRTTGSLILIDGVTNATVGAAMIVDAASGAADGDLRTALIVVPGRAELAEQLREALEIRLQRVVVIDDALIPDDALVPVVRALQLAGVTAITARTLPAEALATLVRSVEGFADGNVVLGEGLSEDEVLRQVGVKQ from the coding sequence ATGGCTACGGATGTTCTGACGCCTGATCGTGGATTTGAAGAGTTTCTGGATGCGCATCTGGGCCAGGAACTGCTGCGGTTTACTACGGCTGGAAGCGTGGACGACGGCAAGAGCACGCTGATTGGACGTTTGCTGCATGACACCAAGAGTGTGTACGAGGACCAGCTTGCTGCGGTGAAGAAGAGCCGCGTGAACCGCGCTGCGAATGGCCATGTCGATTTCTCGCTGCTTACCGATGGATTGAAGGCGGAGCGTGAGCAGGGAATCACGATCGATGTAGCGTATCGCTATTTTTCGACTTCGCGGCGCAAGTTCATCATTGCCGATACACCTGGCCACGAGCAGTACACGCGCAATATGGCGACGGGTGCTTCGACTGCCGATGTGGCCGTGGTGCTGATCGACGCGAAGGCCTATCTGCGCGAGGGCAAGCTTTTGCCACAGTCGCGCAGGCATACGTACATCGCGTCGTTGCTGGGGATTCCGCATGTTGTTGCTGCGGTCAACAAGATGGATCTTGTGGACTACTCGCAGGAGACGTTTGCGGCGATCCGCAGTGAGTTTGTCGCGTTTGCCGCGAAGCTGGGATTGAAGAGCGTGACTGCGATTCCGTTAAGCGCACTGGAGGGAGACAACGTTGTTGCGCCCAGCGCACGAATGACCTGGTACGACGGCCCGACGTTGCTTGAGTTTCTTGAGACGGTGCCGCTGCGCGTGGAGGAATCGTGTGGGCCGTTGCGTTTCCCCGTGCAGTTGGTGCTGCGTCCGGATGCAAGCTTTCGCGGGTTTGCGGGACAGGTTGCACGCGGAGTTTTGCGTGCCGGTGAGCGGGTGAAGGCGCTGCCCTCGGGCCGCGAGACAACGGTCAAGCGAATTGTTACGTGGGATGGCGATCTGCAATCGGCAGCGTATCCGCAAAGTGTAACGGTCGAGCTTGAGGACGAGATCGATCTGAGCCGTGGTGAGATGCTGATTGCTGCCGACAGCCGTGATGCAGATGCGCCCCATGCTTCACGACATCTGAAGGCAATGGTGGTGTGGATGCATGAGGAGCCGCTTGTCGTTGGGCGGACATACATCGCCAAGCAGACGACGCGTACGGTGCGCGCGACGGTAAAGTCGATTCGCTATCGCGTCGATGTCGGCACGCTGGACCACCATGCAGCGCAACAGCTTGCGATGAACGAGATCGCCGAGATGGAGCTGGATACGAATCTGCCGCTGTTTTTCGATGCGTATGCGGAGAGCAGGACGACGGGCTCGCTGATTCTGATCGACGGCGTTACAAATGCGACGGTTGGCGCAGCAATGATCGTCGATGCAGCGTCTGGCGCTGCTGACGGTGATTTGCGAACTGCCCTGATCGTCGTACCTGGACGCGCAGAGCTTGCTGAGCAGTTGCGTGAAGCATTGGAGATCCGACTGCAGCGGGTTGTGGTGATCGACGACGCACTGATCCCAGACGATGCGCTGGTGCCGGTCGTGCGCGCGCTTCAGTTGGCAGGGGTGACGGCGATCACGGCACGTACGCTTCCTGCGGAGGCGCTGGCGACTCTGGTCCGCTCGGTCGAAGGCTTTGCCGATGGAAATGTTGTGCTTGGCGAAGGGTTGAGCGAGGACGAGGTTCTCAGGCAGGTGGGGGTGAAGCAATGA
- the cysD gene encoding sulfate adenylyltransferase subunit CysD: MTPAVAVESETLLQPERLNHLQALEAESIAILREAVAEFARPVMLYSIGKDSSVMLRLAQKAFYPGKIPFPLLHVDTSYKFPEMISFRDAYAKEIGAELIVHRNEEAIAAGANPYTLGTQNCCGLLKTRSLLDGLAEGGFDAAFGGARRDEEKSRAKERVYSFRDGAGQWDPKNQRPELWSMYNSRLRKGESIRVFPLSNWTELDIWLYLYAEKIPIVPLYFAKERPLIVRGGQRTLYYDGMKLLPGEEVRMEKVRMRSLGCLPCTGAIESEADTLPKIIEELLTFRRSERENRAIDHDEEGSMEVKKREGYF, encoded by the coding sequence ATGACTCCCGCCGTTGCCGTCGAATCGGAGACTCTTCTACAGCCAGAGAGGCTGAACCATCTGCAGGCCCTTGAGGCCGAGAGCATTGCGATTTTGCGTGAGGCGGTTGCCGAGTTTGCGCGGCCGGTGATGCTGTATTCGATCGGCAAGGACTCGAGCGTGATGCTGCGGTTGGCGCAGAAGGCGTTCTATCCCGGCAAGATTCCGTTCCCTCTGCTGCATGTGGATACGAGCTATAAGTTTCCTGAGATGATCTCGTTTCGCGATGCGTATGCGAAGGAGATCGGCGCAGAGCTGATTGTGCATCGCAACGAGGAGGCGATTGCGGCAGGTGCAAATCCGTACACGCTAGGGACGCAGAACTGCTGCGGACTGCTGAAGACGCGCAGTCTGCTGGATGGGCTTGCCGAGGGTGGATTCGATGCAGCGTTTGGCGGAGCCCGGCGCGATGAGGAGAAGAGCCGCGCGAAGGAGCGCGTGTACAGCTTCCGCGATGGGGCTGGGCAATGGGACCCGAAGAACCAGCGTCCTGAGCTGTGGAGCATGTACAACTCGCGGTTGAGGAAGGGCGAGAGCATACGGGTGTTTCCGCTGTCGAACTGGACGGAGCTGGATATCTGGCTCTATCTGTATGCCGAAAAGATCCCGATTGTGCCGCTGTATTTTGCGAAGGAGCGTCCGCTTATTGTGCGTGGAGGACAGAGGACGCTGTACTACGACGGCATGAAGCTGCTGCCGGGCGAAGAGGTGCGGATGGAGAAAGTGCGGATGCGTTCGCTGGGCTGCCTGCCGTGTACGGGCGCGATTGAGAGCGAGGCAGACACGTTGCCGAAGATTATCGAGGAGCTTCTGACGTTTCGCAGGAGCGAGCGCGAGAACCGGGCCATCGATCATGACGAAGAAGGATCGATGGAAGTGAAGAAGCGGGAGGGCTACTTCTAA
- a CDS encoding nucleotidyltransferase family protein — translation MRIAAVVLAAGASRRLGELKQLVRLNGETLLDRVVRICGEAGCAPIVVVLGASADVVREQCALQGATAVVNCNWTEGMGSSVRAGVEALSSDVAGCVIVTCDMAQVTAAHLQELLRTGELSASEYAGRRGVPAYFPAAMFSELMQLHGDAGARTLLKDARAVLLPDGEIDVDTPDDLRRVRELFS, via the coding sequence GTGAGGATCGCGGCGGTTGTGTTAGCGGCGGGTGCATCGCGTCGATTAGGCGAACTGAAACAGCTTGTGCGGTTGAACGGAGAAACTCTGCTGGATCGCGTTGTGCGTATCTGCGGAGAGGCCGGGTGTGCTCCGATTGTGGTTGTGCTGGGAGCTTCTGCCGATGTCGTGCGGGAGCAATGTGCATTGCAGGGCGCAACCGCTGTTGTGAACTGCAACTGGACTGAAGGTATGGGCTCGTCAGTGCGCGCTGGTGTTGAAGCGTTGTCGAGCGATGTTGCTGGATGCGTGATTGTGACCTGCGATATGGCTCAGGTGACTGCTGCGCATTTGCAGGAGCTGTTGCGTACAGGTGAGTTATCCGCGTCGGAGTACGCGGGTCGCCGTGGAGTGCCTGCCTATTTTCCAGCAGCGATGTTTTCGGAGCTGATGCAGCTGCATGGCGATGCAGGAGCGCGAACCTTGCTGAAGGATGCCCGGGCCGTGCTTCTTCCAGATGGTGAGATCGATGTGGATACTCCCGATGATCTGCGTCGTGTCCGCGAGTTGTTTTCCTAG
- a CDS encoding phosphoadenylyl-sulfate reductase: protein MSVVDTTIDYEALTAEELVADIVREATPGSVCVTSSFQTEDMVVLHMLRRHLPDVPVIFLETGYHFPEVIAYRDRMAAAWGLNLVNALPTTTVKEFEGQFGILHIVQPTACCQARKVEPLMRSLEPYDLWFTGLRREQSPTRAGLKKVEGHKTPTGKQMKKISVLADWDWARVKAYAEREGIPELELYARGYTSVGCEPCTSIPEAGADARSGRWGGKKLECGIHTFSEKN from the coding sequence ATGAGCGTGGTGGATACGACCATCGATTATGAAGCTTTGACGGCCGAGGAGCTTGTTGCCGATATCGTGCGTGAGGCTACGCCCGGGTCTGTGTGCGTGACTTCGAGTTTTCAGACAGAGGACATGGTCGTACTGCATATGCTCCGCCGCCATCTACCGGATGTGCCGGTCATCTTTCTGGAGACGGGATACCACTTTCCTGAGGTGATTGCGTATCGCGATCGCATGGCTGCCGCGTGGGGACTGAATCTGGTGAATGCTCTGCCGACGACGACAGTGAAAGAGTTTGAGGGACAGTTCGGCATTCTGCACATCGTGCAGCCGACGGCTTGCTGCCAGGCACGCAAGGTGGAGCCGCTGATGCGTTCGCTGGAGCCGTACGATTTGTGGTTTACAGGGCTGCGGCGCGAGCAGTCGCCGACACGCGCCGGCTTGAAGAAGGTTGAGGGGCACAAGACTCCCACGGGCAAGCAGATGAAGAAGATCAGTGTGCTGGCAGACTGGGACTGGGCGCGCGTGAAGGCATATGCCGAGCGTGAAGGCATTCCTGAGCTTGAGCTGTATGCGCGTGGTTACACGAGCGTCGGGTGCGAGCCGTGCACGTCGATTCCCGAGGCTGGAGCGGATGCGCGCAGTGGACGCTGGGGCGGCAAGAAGCTCGAGTGCGGCATTCATACCTTTTCAGAGAAAAATTAG